The Bdellovibrio bacteriovorus W nucleotide sequence AGCCTCGTTTAAAAGTTGTTCTAACTCTAGAGCTAAGTCTGGGTTTCTTGGATCAGCCTCTCGAGATACAGCTTCAAGTGGTCCTAACCAAATGATGGTAATTTTCGCAAAGGGCTTCGGAAGAAAAGTTTTATTCCATGATTTTGGAAAATGAATGGCGCGGTCACAATGGACACCGGCCGCATAAATAGGAGCATTGATAATTCGAGAGAGCTCAAAAACTCCAGGCTTTACTTTATAGATAGGGCCCTTAGGGCCATCCACTGCAAAGCTGCAGTTGGCTCCTTCTTTTACAAGACGGATCAGACCTTTTAGTCCTTGAACAGCTCCGCGCGAAGAAGAACCACGACTTGTCTTGGCGCCTAACCAGCCTAGAACTTTTGCCATTAGCTCGCCGTCTTTAGATTGAGAAGCAATCGTTGCAATACGGTATCTTTTTACGACGGAAAGAAGTGCAAGTTCATCCCCATGCCAGTGGGATAAAACGACCGGCGATGATGTTTTTAGAGCGTTTTTAAGAGAATCAGGTTCAATGAGTCGCACCCTCCACGTTAAGGAGAGGGTGCGAAAGAATACAAATACAATGATAGGTAGGATGTATTTTCTAAACACGAAAACTAGTGCTGAAGAGCTGTTTTAAACTCTTGAGTTAGTTTTGGAAGAATTTCCAAAGCATCACCAACGATACCGTAAGTAGCTTTTTGGAAGATAGGCGCATTTGGATCATTGTTGATTGCAACGATCACTTTTGAACCACTCATACCAGCTAAGTGTTGGATGGCTCCAGAAACACCAACCGCGATATAAAGCGAAGGAGCTACTGTTTTGCCTGTTTGTCCAACTTGCATTCCGTGATCAACCCATCCAGCATCAACAACCGCGCGCGAAGCACCAACTGTTGCACCTAAAACGTCAGCTAAATCATCAAGAAGCTTGAAGTTTGCAGCCTCTTTAAGACCACGACCGCCCGCCACGATAACATTTGCTTCCGTAAGATCTAACTTAGAGCTTGTACCCTTAACGATCTCTTTAATTAATGTTTTCAGATCCGGCTTTTCCACAGAGTGCTCAACAACTTTTGCTGATTTAGCATCAACTGTTCCCACAGGAAGCTGATTAGCGCGCATAAGAACGATTTTCAAAGCTGTGTTTTCAAAGTTTGCCGTTGCAAAACATTTTCCAGAGTACATTGGTTTAACAGCTTTCACCGTATCGCCAGAAATCTCTAGAGAAGTACAGTCAGAAGCCACGCCTGCACCTAATCTTGCTGCAACTCTTGGGAAAAGATCTTTTCCTGTTGAAGAGGCAGAAGCTAGAAGAATCGTAGGTTGAACTGCATTGATAACAGAAACCATATTAGCGGCGAATGATTCAGGGTTGTAACTGTCTAACGACGCATCAGCGATAACATAAACTTCATCGGCGCCATTTTGTCCTGCAGATTCAACAACTGATTTTGCATCAGCGCCGAAAACTGTAGCAACAACTGTGTTGCCAGACTTGGCAGCAGCTTGAAGAAGTTCAATAGAGCTACGTTTAATTTTACCTTGGCTGTGTTCAGCAAAAACTAAGATTTTTCCCATGGTTATCTATCCTTATCTCAGAAAATTATAAAACTTTTGCTTCATCACGAAGAAGTTTAACAAGCTCAGAAACCTGTGCTGCCGAATCGCCAGCAAGCATTTTTACAGCTGGTTTATCTGCAGGAAGAGTGAAGTTAGTGAACTTAACTTTCATTTCTGATGCTGGAATATTTAAAGAAGAGAACTCGATGTCTTTAATAACTTTCTTCTTCGCCTTCATGATGCCAGGTAAGCTAGCGTAGCGAGGCATATTAAGACCTTTGTTCGCGGCAACAACAGCTGGCGCCATCATTTGCACAACTTCTTTAGCTCCACCTTCGATGTCGCGCTCAACATTTACGTTTTCGCCCTCAAGAGAGAATTTAGAAACTACAGTTGTATGAGGCACATTTAAGTATTCAGCAAGCATTTGGCTCACTGAAGAGGCGTTATCATCGATAGCCAGTTTGCCGGAGAAAATAACTTTAGTTCCACCTTCAGCTTTGATCACTTCAGCAAGTGCTTTAGCTGTCATGTTATTATCAAGGTTTTCACCGTTTACGAGGATGGCTTCATCAGCACCCATCGCAAGCGCAGTTCTTAAAGAGTCAACAACACGAGCCTTTGGTCCAACACTCAGAACCCAAACTTGGGAACCTGGGTTTGCATCTCTAGTTTTTACAGCTTCTTCAACAGCATACTCGTCGTAGGGATTCATGACCCATTTAACACCAGCGGTGTCGATGCCATTTTGGTCGGCAGAAATTTTAATCTTTGTCTCGGTGTCGGGCACCTGCTTGATACATACAAAAATCTTCATATTTTACCCCGTTTTCTATGGGGTCCAGTTCTATCCTAAACCCCTGAAAGGAAGAACTAAATTCCATATTTAACGTGTCGCACTACATGACGGGTGTCATAGACAACAATAAGGCCGGAGGAGTAAGTTACATGTAAACATATTGAGAAACACTCAAACTAAAACAAGGGGTTTAATCCATGTCAGGATTTCTCGGTTCTACCGTCGGGAAAAAATACTTAATGGGGATCACCGGTTTGATTTGGGCGGGATTTGTTCTCGCACACATGGCTGGTAATTTGTTAATTTTTGTAAGTCACGATGCCTACAATACGTACGGACATATGCTGACCAGCGGGAATATTATTTATGTTGCCGAAGCAGTTCTTGTCTTGGCACTCCTCACTCACATTTACACAGCCGTTTCTTTGACGATGTTAAATCGCAAAGCAAAACCTCAAGGCTATGCAGTGACACCAAAAGGTTCGAAGAAAGTATCTCTTGCTTCGCGCACAATGGCAGTTCAAGGGTCCTTGATTCTTGTATTTATTATTTTGCATTTAATCACTTTCAAATACGGCACTTACTACGAAACTGAAGTAAATGGCGTGGTTATGCGTGATCTTGCAAAGTTAATGGAAGAAGCTTTCCAAAGCCCAGGCTATGTTGCTTGGTATGTGGTCTGCCTAGTTCTATTAGGTTTTCATTTGTGCCACGGCGTAAACTCTTCTTTTCAGTCTCTAGGATTGATGGAAGGTACGTATAGAAATCTTTGGAAAAAGCTAAGCTACGGATATGCAGTTATTGTCGCTCTTGGCTTTATTGCTCAACCACTTTACTTATTTATTTTCGCGTCTTAAGGAGCAGATACAATGGCTAATACAAAATTAGACAGTAAGATTCCAAGTGGCTCAATTGAGTCAAAATGGACGAAAACAAAGTTCGATTATAAACTTGTAAATCCAGCCAACAAAAGAAAACACTCCGTGATTGTTGTTGGAACGGGTCTTGCGGGTGCTTCTGCTGCTGCCTCTTTAGGAGAGCTTGGTTATAAAGTAAAAGCATTCTGCGTTCATGAATCTCCACGCAGAGCCCACTCTGTGGCCGCTCAAGGTGGTATCAACGCTGCGAAGAACTATCAAAACGATGGTGACTCTACTTACCGTCTTTTCTATGACACGATCAAAGGTGG carries:
- a CDS encoding electron transfer flavoprotein subunit alpha (COG2025 Electron transfer flavoprotein, alpha subunit), producing MGKILVFAEHSQGKIKRSSIELLQAAAKSGNTVVATVFGADAKSVVESAGQNGADEVYVIADASLDSYNPESFAANMVSVINAVQPTILLASASSTGKDLFPRVAARLGAGVASDCTSLEISGDTVKAVKPMYSGKCFATANFENTALKIVLMRANQLPVGTVDAKSAKVVEHSVEKPDLKTLIKEIVKGTSSKLDLTEANVIVAGGRGLKEAANFKLLDDLADVLGATVGASRAVVDAGWVDHGMQVGQTGKTVAPSLYIAVGVSGAIQHLAGMSGSKVIVAINNDPNAPIFQKATYGIVGDALEILPKLTQEFKTALQH
- a CDS encoding putative lipoprotein (COG2121 Uncharacterized protein conserved in bacteria), which codes for MRLIEPDSLKNALKTSSPVVLSHWHGDELALLSVVKRYRIATIASQSKDGELMAKVLGWLGAKTSRGSSSRGAVQGLKGLIRLVKEGANCSFAVDGPKGPIYKVKPGVFELSRIINAPIYAAGVHCDRAIHFPKSWNKTFLPKPFAKITIIWLGPLEAVSREADPRNPDLALELEQLLNEARQQALN
- a CDS encoding putative cytochrome B subunit (COG2009 Succinate dehydrogenase/fumarate reductase, cytochrome b subunit), with protein sequence MSGFLGSTVGKKYLMGITGLIWAGFVLAHMAGNLLIFVSHDAYNTYGHMLTSGNIIYVAEAVLVLALLTHIYTAVSLTMLNRKAKPQGYAVTPKGSKKVSLASRTMAVQGSLILVFIILHLITFKYGTYYETEVNGVVMRDLAKLMEEAFQSPGYVAWYVVCLVLLGFHLCHGVNSSFQSLGLMEGTYRNLWKKLSYGYAVIVALGFIAQPLYLFIFAS
- a CDS encoding electron transfer flavoprotein beta-subunit (COG2086 Electron transfer flavoprotein, beta subunit) gives rise to the protein MKIFVCIKQVPDTETKIKISADQNGIDTAGVKWVMNPYDEYAVEEAVKTRDANPGSQVWVLSVGPKARVVDSLRTALAMGADEAILVNGENLDNNMTAKALAEVIKAEGGTKVIFSGKLAIDDNASSVSQMLAEYLNVPHTTVVSKFSLEGENVNVERDIEGGAKEVVQMMAPAVVAANKGLNMPRYASLPGIMKAKKKVIKDIEFSSLNIPASEMKVKFTNFTLPADKPAVKMLAGDSAAQVSELVKLLRDEAKVL